A single Defluviitalea saccharophila DNA region contains:
- a CDS encoding type III pantothenate kinase, translated as MILTIDVGNTNIVLGAYEGEKLTAYWRMTTHSYKSSDELGMFIYDLLQHNGLNPKEMEQVVIASVVPDIMYSLEHGIRKYLCINPLIVGPGIKTGLNIRTDNPKELGADRIVNAVAALKLYGGPAIIIDFGTATTFDVIDQMGNYIGGVISPGINISADALWQRAAKLPKVEIQKPEKVIGKNTIDSMQSGLVYGYVGQVDYIVNRIKKEMKAPDTKVIATGGLAKVIAPESKTIDEVNGFLTLQGLRIIYEKNK; from the coding sequence ATGATATTAACTATTGATGTCGGCAATACCAATATTGTACTGGGAGCTTATGAGGGAGAAAAGTTAACCGCTTATTGGAGAATGACCACCCATAGTTATAAATCTTCCGATGAGCTGGGTATGTTTATATATGATTTATTACAGCACAATGGACTAAATCCTAAAGAAATGGAGCAAGTGGTTATTGCTTCAGTAGTTCCTGACATTATGTATTCGCTGGAGCATGGCATTAGAAAATATCTTTGCATTAATCCCTTAATCGTAGGACCGGGGATTAAAACAGGACTTAACATCAGAACGGATAATCCTAAGGAATTAGGCGCTGATAGAATTGTGAATGCTGTTGCAGCCCTCAAACTTTATGGAGGACCTGCGATTATTATTGACTTTGGCACAGCAACCACCTTTGATGTGATAGATCAAATGGGAAATTATATTGGCGGAGTTATTTCTCCGGGGATTAATATTTCTGCCGACGCTCTATGGCAAAGGGCGGCAAAATTACCCAAGGTAGAAATTCAAAAGCCTGAAAAAGTGATTGGCAAAAACACCATAGACAGTATGCAGTCCGGTCTGGTATACGGCTATGTTGGACAAGTCGATTATATTGTAAATCGCATTAAAAAAGAGATGAAGGCACCGGATACAAAAGTCATCGCAACAGGAGGCTTAGCAAAGGTGATTGCTCCTGAGTCTAAGACCATAGATGAAGTCAATGGATTTTTAACCCTACAAGGCCTTAGAATTATTTACGAAAAAAATAAGTAG
- a CDS encoding biotin--[acetyl-CoA-carboxylase] ligase, with product MKSKILQLLKDSDGYVSGEEISKILGVSRTAIWKVISHLKEEGYIIESVTKKGYMLRETPDLLTEDEILYNLNTKWLGQKIYHHHQIDSTNKEAKKLAAAGEKEGTIVISEEQLAGRGRLGRTWVSPPQTGIWMSVILRPPISPADASKITLIAGLAVCEGIQAVTGLPAQIKWPNDIVLHNKKICGILTEMSAEMEKVNYIILGIGINVNINSFPEDIKNTATSLKIEGEKDYDRKEIVKAILTNLEKYYEAYLNKQDLEDLLEKYKRHCLTLGKEVKIIHRNEEFIGKAVDLSEEGELVVEKQDGQVVTVFSGEVSVRGLYGYI from the coding sequence ATGAAATCAAAAATTCTGCAATTATTAAAGGACTCCGATGGATATGTGTCGGGAGAGGAAATAAGCAAAATTTTAGGGGTTTCAAGAACTGCCATATGGAAAGTCATTTCTCATTTAAAAGAAGAGGGATATATTATAGAATCCGTTACCAAAAAGGGCTATATGCTTCGGGAGACGCCTGATTTATTAACTGAAGACGAAATTTTATATAATCTGAACACCAAATGGTTGGGACAAAAGATATATCACCATCATCAAATCGACTCCACCAATAAAGAAGCCAAGAAACTGGCTGCTGCCGGAGAAAAAGAAGGCACCATCGTTATATCGGAGGAACAACTGGCTGGCAGAGGGAGACTCGGGAGAACCTGGGTTTCGCCCCCTCAAACGGGCATTTGGATGTCAGTGATCCTTCGTCCGCCCATTTCACCCGCAGATGCTTCTAAAATTACTTTAATCGCGGGCTTGGCGGTTTGTGAGGGGATACAAGCTGTAACAGGACTTCCGGCTCAAATTAAATGGCCCAATGATATTGTATTGCATAACAAAAAAATATGCGGCATATTAACGGAAATGAGTGCCGAAATGGAAAAAGTCAATTATATTATCTTAGGCATAGGCATTAACGTGAATATAAATTCCTTCCCCGAAGACATTAAAAATACAGCAACTTCTTTAAAAATAGAAGGGGAAAAGGACTATGACAGAAAAGAGATCGTAAAAGCCATCTTAACAAACCTTGAAAAATACTATGAAGCTTATTTGAATAAACAAGATCTGGAGGATTTGCTTGAAAAATATAAAAGACATTGTTTAACCCTTGGCAAAGAGGTAAAGATTATCCATAGAAATGAAGAATTTATCGGCAAAGCAGTGGACCTATCCGAAGAAGGAGAACTTGTGGTGGAAAAGCAAGATGGACAAGTTGTTACTGTTTTTTCCGGTGAAGTTTCTGTCAGGGGATTATACGGTTATATTTAG
- the tilS gene encoding tRNA lysidine(34) synthetase TilS, translating into MLERIYKIIKEYNMIQKDNNIIVGVSGGADSMCLLHLLKEVSQDYPFKITAVHINHGIRGKEADEDAAYVRDICKAWDIPCFIYTIDVKKEASKRKCSEEEAGRAIRYEMFEKVRLETHGAKIAVAHNMNDQAETVLMQLFRGSGMKGLGGISPVRGNIIRPLLQFTRDEIENYCIQHQIHYRQDYTNALNIYTRNKIRNELIPFIKENFNPNIVKTLYNMSILLREEESFLDEQTENHLKLCIKEEKDQLLILNNNLFNTYHPVLKKRIIRRVIERLRGHLRNIDLNHILDIIELSTKGTGKKLCLPNDIIVKRQYEDLIFQVGEASFDGFCYDLSIPSTIFVKELKAQIETTLLDRENFNLSLQNTCTKSFDYDKIENGLQIRTKKPGDRIILKNGTKKLKDFFIDEKIPRDERDSIPLLADGNRILWVIGYRYSDAYKITSSTCKVLQVRWIPLTKDEV; encoded by the coding sequence ATGCTAGAGAGGATTTATAAAATTATTAAAGAATATAATATGATACAAAAAGATAATAATATAATAGTCGGGGTGTCCGGAGGAGCAGATTCCATGTGTCTGCTTCATTTATTAAAAGAGGTATCCCAAGACTATCCCTTTAAAATAACCGCTGTACATATCAACCACGGAATAAGAGGTAAAGAAGCTGACGAGGACGCAGCGTATGTCCGTGATATCTGTAAAGCATGGGATATTCCCTGCTTTATATATACCATCGATGTGAAAAAAGAAGCCTCTAAAAGAAAATGCAGTGAAGAGGAAGCTGGCAGAGCCATTCGGTATGAGATGTTTGAAAAGGTAAGATTGGAGACCCATGGGGCCAAAATTGCAGTGGCCCATAACATGAATGACCAGGCGGAAACGGTGTTAATGCAGTTATTTAGGGGCAGCGGCATGAAGGGTTTAGGAGGCATTTCTCCGGTCAGAGGCAATATTATAAGACCACTGCTGCAGTTTACAAGAGATGAGATTGAAAACTATTGCATCCAACATCAGATCCATTATAGGCAGGATTACACTAATGCATTAAACATCTACACCCGAAATAAAATCCGCAACGAACTGATTCCTTTTATTAAAGAGAATTTCAATCCAAATATTGTTAAAACCTTATACAATATGAGCATACTGCTTAGAGAAGAAGAAAGCTTTTTAGACGAGCAGACCGAAAATCATCTTAAACTCTGTATCAAAGAAGAAAAAGATCAGCTTTTAATACTGAATAATAATTTATTTAACACCTATCATCCTGTTCTTAAAAAAAGGATAATCAGAAGAGTTATAGAAAGATTAAGAGGACATTTAAGAAACATCGACTTAAATCATATTTTGGATATCATTGAGTTAAGCACGAAAGGTACAGGAAAAAAGCTTTGCCTCCCCAATGATATTATTGTAAAAAGACAGTATGAAGATTTAATATTCCAGGTAGGAGAAGCTTCTTTTGATGGTTTTTGCTATGACCTTTCCATACCTTCAACCATATTTGTAAAAGAATTAAAAGCTCAGATAGAAACAACCTTATTGGATCGAGAGAATTTTAACTTATCTCTTCAGAATACCTGTACGAAAAGTTTTGACTATGATAAAATAGAAAATGGTTTGCAGATTAGAACCAAGAAGCCGGGAGACCGTATTATCCTTAAAAACGGAACCAAAAAGCTCAAGGATTTTTTTATTGATGAAAAAATTCCAAGGGATGAAAGGGACAGCATTCCCCTGCTTGCAGACGGGAACCGTATTCTTTGGGTGATTGGCTATCGGTATAGCGATGCATATAAAATTACTTCATCAACCTGTAAAGTTTTACAAGTAAGGTGGATTCCTTTGACTAAAGATGAAGTATAA
- a CDS encoding ECF transporter S component yields the protein MNQAAVAKRSYTQKLVLTSMLVAISVIFDATPIGTIRLPIISATIAHVPTIIGGIIGGPLVGGIVGVSFGLASLIRNLTQPTSILSFALMNPLVSILPRVLVGVMAYYGYYGIRKFANDSISIIGGAMIGSCTNTILVLGMMYILYAQRIVEAFSAAGKSGSAQAILMGIAAANGVPEMTVAAILSVVIVKGLKKIYNI from the coding sequence GTGAATCAAGCAGCAGTAGCAAAAAGAAGCTATACCCAAAAGCTTGTTTTAACGAGCATGCTAGTGGCGATTTCCGTTATTTTTGATGCCACTCCAATAGGCACTATTAGACTGCCCATCATTAGTGCAACCATTGCTCATGTTCCAACCATTATTGGAGGAATCATCGGAGGACCTTTAGTAGGCGGGATTGTAGGAGTATCCTTTGGACTTGCGAGTCTAATCAGGAACCTCACACAGCCTACCAGCATATTATCCTTTGCCCTTATGAATCCATTAGTATCCATTTTACCGAGGGTATTAGTGGGCGTCATGGCTTACTATGGATATTATGGCATCCGAAAATTCGCGAATGATTCTATTTCCATTATAGGGGGAGCGATGATTGGAAGCTGCACCAATACGATTTTGGTTTTGGGAATGATGTATATCCTTTATGCCCAAAGAATCGTAGAAGCATTCAGTGCTGCAGGCAAATCAGGTAGTGCACAGGCGATTTTAATGGGTATTGCAGCAGCAAATGGAGTTCCTGAAATGACTGTGGCAGCAATTTTATCTGTTGTCATTGTAAAAGGACTAAAAAAAATATATAATATTTAA
- the spoIIE gene encoding stage II sporulation protein E, whose amino-acid sequence MERVEYRTFKKTDIPKVKKTIHWKEIFLGTTYKDLFIDLLGFMISRVILFTNLLPLSIAYFAAGLHTKANRMWLLLFSAAGVLSVRDSTLSSKYIGAFILMIMLQHFMETKGYTPTKIVQAVMAMIACFVMGMVTAGIHGFAGYYLIVAILESIFVFTAAYIYGSAISCMRGPLKRTILSNEEIISLILIFGTAIAGIIDFSISGIYFREVVSILLVLLFGFIGGPSIGGTIGIVIGTILTLIGVMPAVSIGILGISGMIAGLFKEIGRVGSGIGFLLGQVIISFYFEGTAITYDFLKPILAAIILFLSLPAGIITLIKQFINYEPNLGQEVYYKRIRDITAQQLEAFSNAFLKLSKTFSNISKKKTSLNQRDVSMLIEDVASRVCQDCGLCSHCWESDFYNTYQTVFSILSAAERKSRIDVNDIPQDFIEKCLKVDVFVDTTNRMFELYKLNLLWHNRIVESRELVSEQLRGVSSIIGNLAVEVYGQVYFKEELEQAIKVELDRENIVVSDVMVVSNRQNKYEVVIEHSPCRGKRICTKNIVPVVSQILGRKMKLAGSGCAGLNGKENCKLKLIEEEKYRIMTGVAKESKDSSSISGDTYSFMEIKNGQYLLALSDGMGSGNKASEESGAAIELLEEFMESGFDKDLAIKMINSVLVLKSNEEFFSTLDMTIIDLYTGVAEFVKIGAASAFLKRGDTVEIIGSSSLPVGMLNNVDIDMTKKKLKDGDIIIMVTDGVLDSKKDIIEKEKWFSEVLKGLDITQPEYIAEYLLNIAKENSEKEIEDDMTVLVAKVWEKYS is encoded by the coding sequence GACTACATACGAAGGCGAATCGAATGTGGCTGTTGTTATTCTCCGCTGCCGGAGTCTTAAGTGTAAGAGATTCTACCTTATCTTCGAAATATATTGGCGCCTTTATTTTGATGATTATGCTTCAGCATTTTATGGAAACCAAAGGATACACGCCAACTAAAATTGTACAAGCTGTCATGGCAATGATCGCATGTTTTGTTATGGGGATGGTGACAGCAGGGATTCATGGTTTTGCGGGATATTACTTAATTGTGGCGATCTTAGAGAGTATTTTTGTTTTTACAGCTGCATATATATACGGCAGCGCCATTTCTTGTATGAGGGGTCCTTTAAAAAGAACGATTTTAAGCAATGAAGAAATTATTAGTTTAATTTTAATCTTTGGGACGGCCATTGCCGGTATTATAGATTTTTCTATCAGTGGAATTTATTTTCGGGAAGTTGTTAGCATCTTGTTGGTTTTATTATTCGGTTTTATAGGCGGACCTTCTATCGGAGGGACCATAGGGATTGTGATTGGGACGATTCTTACCCTTATAGGGGTAATGCCTGCAGTATCCATCGGTATATTAGGTATATCCGGTATGATTGCAGGTTTATTTAAAGAGATCGGTCGTGTAGGAAGCGGTATAGGCTTTTTATTAGGACAGGTGATCATTTCTTTTTATTTTGAGGGTACGGCGATTACCTATGATTTTTTAAAGCCTATCCTTGCAGCCATAATTCTTTTCCTCTCTCTGCCTGCAGGGATTATAACCCTAATTAAACAGTTTATAAATTATGAGCCTAATCTGGGACAAGAAGTGTATTATAAACGCATAAGAGATATTACAGCACAACAGTTAGAGGCTTTTTCCAATGCCTTTTTAAAATTATCAAAGACGTTTTCTAATATTTCAAAGAAAAAGACCAGCTTAAATCAAAGAGACGTTTCCATGCTGATTGAAGATGTGGCTTCCAGAGTATGTCAGGATTGCGGACTTTGTTCCCATTGCTGGGAAAGCGATTTTTATAATACATACCAAACGGTATTCAGTATTTTATCGGCTGCAGAAAGAAAATCTCGCATAGATGTCAATGATATCCCTCAGGACTTTATAGAAAAGTGCCTGAAGGTCGATGTCTTTGTAGATACAACCAACAGGATGTTTGAACTGTATAAATTAAATCTGCTTTGGCATAACAGAATTGTAGAAAGCAGGGAACTGGTATCGGAACAATTAAGAGGGGTTTCCTCCATCATTGGGAATTTGGCAGTGGAAGTCTATGGACAAGTTTATTTTAAAGAAGAATTAGAACAGGCAATTAAGGTAGAACTTGATAGGGAAAATATTGTTGTATCCGATGTAATGGTCGTTTCAAACCGTCAAAACAAATATGAAGTGGTTATTGAGCATTCCCCCTGCAGAGGAAAAAGGATCTGCACAAAGAATATTGTGCCTGTAGTCAGTCAAATCTTAGGAAGAAAGATGAAACTTGCAGGCAGCGGATGTGCTGGGCTTAACGGTAAGGAAAACTGCAAACTGAAGCTCATAGAAGAAGAAAAATACAGGATTATGACAGGGGTAGCAAAAGAATCTAAGGACAGCAGCTCCATATCGGGAGATACCTATTCCTTTATGGAAATAAAGAATGGTCAATACCTCTTAGCCTTATCCGACGGCATGGGCAGCGGCAATAAAGCCAGTGAAGAAAGCGGGGCGGCTATTGAACTTCTTGAAGAATTTATGGAATCGGGCTTTGATAAGGACCTTGCGATTAAAATGATCAATTCTGTATTGGTTTTAAAATCTAATGAAGAATTCTTCTCAACTCTTGATATGACGATCATTGATTTGTATACGGGCGTTGCAGAATTTGTTAAAATTGGAGCTGCTTCAGCTTTCTTAAAGAGAGGAGATACTGTAGAAATTATAGGTTCTTCTTCCCTGCCGGTAGGAATGCTTAATAATGTAGACATAGATATGACTAAGAAGAAACTAAAAGACGGCGATATCATCATCATGGTTACCGATGGGGTTTTGGATTCTAAGAAAGATATCATTGAAAAAGAAAAATGGTTCAGTGAAGTTCTAAAAGGCCTTGATATCACCCAACCGGAGTATATTGCCGAGTATCTTTTAAATATTGCAAAAGAAAATTCAGAGAAAGAAATAGAAGATGATATGACGGTTTTAGTCGCTAAGGTATGGGAAAAATATTCGTAA
- the hpt gene encoding hypoxanthine phosphoribosyltransferase, with the protein MSHLDVLISEEKIKNRIKELGQQITKDYEGKEICLICVLKGGVMFMVDLSKEIDLPLEMDFMAVSSYGNEMTSSGVVKIIKDLDDPIEGKHVLIIEDIIDSGRTLSYLVKTLNNRKPASLRICTLLDKPEQRISDVQVDYVGFTIPDEFVLGYGLDYMQKYRNLPYIAVMRETEE; encoded by the coding sequence ATGAGTCATCTAGATGTACTAATTTCAGAAGAAAAAATCAAAAATCGTATTAAGGAATTGGGGCAACAAATTACAAAGGATTATGAAGGAAAAGAAATTTGCTTAATCTGTGTTTTAAAAGGCGGCGTTATGTTTATGGTGGATCTTTCCAAAGAGATAGATCTTCCTTTAGAAATGGATTTTATGGCAGTATCCAGTTATGGTAATGAAATGACAAGCAGTGGCGTTGTAAAAATTATCAAAGACTTGGATGATCCTATAGAAGGCAAGCATGTCTTGATTATTGAAGATATTATTGATTCAGGCCGTACCCTTAGCTATTTAGTAAAAACATTAAACAATAGAAAGCCAGCAAGCCTTCGTATCTGTACGCTTTTGGATAAACCGGAACAAAGAATCTCGGATGTTCAAGTAGATTATGTGGGCTTTACCATTCCCGATGAATTTGTACTGGGTTATGGTCTTGACTATATGCAAAAATATAGAAATCTTCCATACATCGCAGTGATGAGGGAGACGGAAGAATAA
- a CDS encoding DUF6145 family protein: MEKKVIFSASYYTQKYYSNPEFDGIPTAIRNEIRMICIALAEKLHAIFTIGFYEDGEVYFEARAEESDYDFDEIGVPLEIKRLESEQSELIKMLRLWYKIYKTPEGEVLKETILKETEKRKNSN; this comes from the coding sequence ATGGAGAAAAAAGTGATATTTTCGGCTTCTTATTATACTCAAAAATATTATAGCAATCCGGAATTCGACGGTATTCCAACTGCTATCAGAAATGAAATTCGAATGATTTGTATTGCTTTAGCGGAAAAACTCCATGCCATTTTTACCATTGGATTCTATGAAGATGGTGAAGTGTATTTTGAAGCCAGGGCAGAAGAAAGCGATTATGATTTTGATGAAATAGGGGTCCCTTTGGAAATCAAGAGACTGGAATCCGAGCAAAGCGAACTGATCAAAATGCTTAGACTATGGTATAAAATATATAAGACGCCTGAAGGGGAAGTGCTCAAGGAAACCATTTTAAAAGAAACTGAAAAGAGAAAAAATAGCAATTGA
- the ftsH gene encoding ATP-dependent zinc metalloprotease FtsH, protein MGLKKYFKGLSLYMLIFIIIILAVIFTTNSIPNSPENQVTYDQLIKRLQNEEVRRLDIYPDADSKGAEVKATLINGDLVVISVPSVDHFMERIEEFEETTQIDTYPIARPNWFVQLLPSLVIMVLVVILLVFIMQQVQGGGGGSRVMSFGKSRAKMVVDDKKKVTFNNVAGLDEEKEELKEIVDFLKQPRKFVELGARIPKGVLLVGPPGTGKTLLAKAVAGEAGVPFFSISGSDFVEMFVGVGASRVRDLFEQAKKNSPCIVFIDEIDAVGRRRGAGLGGGHDEREQTLNQLLVEMDGFGVNEGVIVIAATNRADILDPALLRPGRFDRRVVVGRPDVKGREEILKVHAKGKPLEEDVDLKVVAQTTAGFTGADLENLLNEAALLSARESRRAINMETIQKAFVKVGIGTEKKSRVISEKEKKITAYHEAGHAIIHQVLPELDPVHSISIIPTGMAGGYTMPLPGEDKMYMTKKRMEQEIISLLGGRAAEKIILDDITTGASNDIERATAIARNMVTKYGMSSLGPIQFGDDNDEVFIGRDLAHTRNYGEEVAGAIDREIKAIIDRAFEEAQAILRNHIDILHKTAQLLIEKEKVTGKEFADLFAKVEEQEENLEISQEDLVTSQEENLETSDENTTV, encoded by the coding sequence ATGGGTTTGAAAAAATATTTTAAAGGGCTCAGCTTATATATGCTGATTTTTATAATCATCATTTTAGCTGTGATTTTTACTACAAATAGTATCCCTAATAGTCCTGAAAATCAAGTTACTTACGATCAATTGATTAAAAGGCTTCAAAATGAAGAAGTTAGAAGGCTGGATATTTATCCGGATGCCGATTCTAAAGGAGCAGAGGTCAAAGCAACTTTGATTAACGGAGATTTAGTTGTTATTAGTGTTCCCAGTGTGGATCACTTTATGGAACGTATTGAAGAATTTGAAGAAACCACGCAAATTGATACTTATCCGATTGCTCGTCCCAACTGGTTTGTGCAGCTTTTACCTTCCCTTGTAATTATGGTATTGGTAGTGATTTTACTGGTATTCATTATGCAGCAAGTACAAGGGGGCGGCGGCGGAAGCCGAGTAATGAGCTTTGGCAAAAGCCGTGCAAAAATGGTTGTAGATGATAAAAAGAAAGTTACTTTTAATAACGTAGCAGGATTAGACGAAGAAAAAGAAGAATTAAAAGAAATTGTGGACTTTCTAAAGCAGCCTAGAAAGTTTGTTGAATTAGGAGCCAGAATTCCTAAGGGCGTTCTTTTAGTAGGACCTCCGGGAACAGGTAAAACTCTCCTGGCAAAGGCTGTAGCAGGAGAAGCGGGCGTTCCGTTCTTTAGTATTTCCGGTTCCGACTTTGTTGAAATGTTTGTAGGGGTAGGAGCCTCCAGGGTAAGAGACCTCTTTGAACAGGCAAAGAAAAACTCTCCATGTATTGTTTTTATTGATGAAATTGATGCCGTAGGCAGAAGACGGGGAGCGGGTCTTGGAGGCGGCCATGATGAAAGAGAACAAACTCTAAACCAATTGCTCGTTGAGATGGATGGTTTCGGGGTAAATGAAGGGGTTATCGTTATTGCGGCAACCAATAGGGCGGACATACTGGACCCAGCTTTACTTCGTCCCGGTCGTTTCGACAGAAGAGTTGTAGTAGGCAGACCGGATGTAAAAGGAAGAGAAGAAATCCTAAAAGTCCATGCAAAAGGAAAGCCTCTTGAAGAAGATGTGGACTTAAAAGTAGTTGCGCAAACAACTGCTGGCTTTACAGGAGCCGATCTTGAAAACTTACTTAATGAAGCAGCCCTGCTTTCAGCCAGAGAAAGCAGACGGGCAATCAATATGGAGACGATTCAAAAGGCTTTTGTAAAAGTAGGTATAGGTACTGAAAAGAAAAGCCGTGTCATTTCCGAAAAAGAAAAGAAAATTACGGCATACCATGAAGCTGGTCATGCAATTATCCATCAGGTACTTCCAGAGCTTGATCCGGTTCATAGCATTTCTATCATTCCTACAGGAATGGCGGGAGGATATACCATGCCTCTTCCTGGAGAAGATAAGATGTATATGACTAAAAAGCGTATGGAACAAGAAATTATTAGCCTTCTTGGAGGAAGAGCCGCCGAAAAAATTATACTGGATGATATTACCACCGGTGCTTCCAACGATATAGAACGGGCTACGGCTATTGCAAGAAATATGGTAACCAAATATGGTATGAGCAGCCTCGGCCCTATCCAATTTGGAGACGACAATGACGAAGTATTTATAGGCAGAGACCTTGCCCATACCAGAAATTATGGAGAAGAAGTGGCAGGAGCTATCGATAGAGAGATCAAAGCGATTATTGATAGAGCTTTTGAAGAAGCTCAGGCTATTTTAAGAAATCATATAGATATCCTTCATAAAACAGCACAGCTTCTAATAGAGAAAGAAAAAGTAACAGGAAAAGAATTTGCAGATCTATTTGCTAAAGTTGAAGAACAAGAAGAAAACTTAGAAATTTCCCAGGAAGATTTAGTAACTTCCCAAGAAGAAAATTTAGAGACTTCTGATGAAAACACTACAGTATAA
- the greA gene encoding transcription elongation factor GreA produces the protein MAEKKVVLTYEGLQNLENELQELKTVRRKEVAEKIKEARGQGDLSENAEYDAAKEEQAEIETRIVELEKILRNAQVIDEDEVNVDVINLGCRVKIYDMEFDEELDYAIVGSTEADPSEGKISNESPVGAALIGHKVGDVVEVEVPEGKLEFKILEIYR, from the coding sequence ATGGCAGAAAAAAAAGTAGTTTTAACCTATGAAGGATTGCAGAATTTAGAAAATGAACTTCAAGAGTTAAAAACCGTCCGCAGAAAAGAAGTTGCGGAAAAAATAAAAGAAGCCAGAGGACAAGGGGATCTTTCTGAAAATGCGGAGTATGATGCAGCAAAAGAAGAGCAAGCAGAAATCGAAACAAGAATTGTAGAGCTTGAGAAGATTCTTCGCAACGCCCAAGTAATAGATGAAGATGAAGTCAATGTGGATGTAATCAATCTTGGCTGTAGAGTGAAGATTTACGATATGGAGTTTGATGAAGAACTGGATTATGCGATTGTAGGCTCTACAGAAGCAGATCCATCAGAAGGAAAAATCTCCAATGAATCTCCAGTCGGGGCTGCTTTAATAGGCCATAAAGTAGGAGATGTTGTTGAAGTTGAAGTACCTGAAGGAAAACTGGAGTTTAAAATACTTGAAATATATAGATAA
- the dusB gene encoding tRNA dihydrouridine synthase DusB gives MKIKDVVIPNSVFLAPMAGVTDLPFRLLCKEMGCGLVYTEMISAKGLLYENENTKQLLAVDEREHPVAVQLFGSDAKILAEMAKKIEDSDVDIIDINMGCPAPKITKNGEGSALMKNPKQIGEIVKAVSSAVKKPVTIKIRKGFDDNTITALEVAKIAEENGAAAIAVHGRTREQFYSGKADWDIIRQVKEAVSIPVIGNGDVVSPEAAKRLLDETHCDAIMIGRGAQGNPWIFKRVLHYLETGELLEEPSAQEKIDMALRHARMLIEFKGEYIGIREMRKHISWYTKGLLKAGVLRNKINEAQNYEEMEKLLKDYLEQF, from the coding sequence ATGAAAATAAAAGATGTAGTGATTCCAAATTCGGTTTTTTTAGCCCCTATGGCAGGGGTCACAGACCTACCTTTTAGACTTCTTTGTAAGGAAATGGGCTGTGGCTTAGTTTATACGGAAATGATCAGTGCAAAGGGACTGCTATACGAAAATGAAAATACCAAACAGCTTTTGGCCGTAGATGAAAGAGAACATCCCGTAGCTGTTCAGCTTTTTGGCTCTGACGCGAAGATTTTAGCAGAAATGGCAAAAAAGATTGAAGACAGTGATGTGGATATTATCGATATCAACATGGGCTGTCCAGCACCTAAAATCACAAAAAACGGCGAAGGCTCAGCCCTCATGAAAAATCCAAAGCAGATTGGGGAAATCGTAAAGGCAGTTTCGTCCGCGGTCAAAAAGCCTGTTACCATTAAAATCAGAAAAGGCTTTGATGACAATACGATTACAGCCTTAGAAGTTGCCAAAATCGCAGAAGAAAATGGAGCAGCAGCCATAGCTGTCCACGGGAGAACGAGAGAACAGTTTTACAGCGGAAAAGCCGATTGGGATATTATAAGACAAGTTAAAGAAGCAGTATCCATCCCTGTCATTGGCAATGGGGATGTGGTAAGTCCCGAAGCTGCCAAAAGATTATTGGATGAAACCCATTGTGATGCCATTATGATTGGCCGAGGTGCCCAGGGCAATCCGTGGATTTTTAAAAGAGTGCTTCATTATTTAGAAACCGGAGAGCTTTTAGAGGAACCCTCAGCACAGGAAAAAATCGATATGGCCCTTCGCCATGCCCGAATGCTTATAGAATTTAAAGGAGAATACATTGGGATAAGAGAAATGCGAAAGCATATCTCATGGTATACCAAAGGACTATTAAAGGCAGGAGTCCTTAGAAATAAGATTAACGAGGCGCAAAATTACGAAGAAATGGAAAAGCTTTTAAAAGATTATCTTGAGCAGTTTTAA